In Ostrea edulis chromosome 10, xbOstEdul1.1, whole genome shotgun sequence, one genomic interval encodes:
- the LOC130051080 gene encoding uncharacterized protein LOC130051080 has product MNIVQGFYPVVSCHDEENITSHSSPSSEDVMFTHACSQTEDRNYKLETMAMKQRYGRKMQKLAREYRATRLTFGKKITDLRQKTKSTDKELSILQLQIPTLANERSALLLEVEAVDKQLTEEKYRYDTLMSKYKTFHSQLLQSGIAAMMSVNLTQNNNADAMTSIDSVSDQ; this is encoded by the exons GCTTCTATCCAGTGGTGAGCTGCCACGATGAGGAGAATATAACGTCACATTCTTCACCAAGTTCTGAAGACGTAATGTTCACGCATGCCTGTTCTCAAACAGAAGACAGAAACTATAAACTGGAGACAATGGCGATGAAACAAAGATACGGCAGAAAAATGCAGAAGTTAGCCAGGGAATATCGGGCCACAAGGCTGACGTTTGGAAAAAAAA tCACAGACTTACGCCAAAAGACTAAGTCCACAGACAAAGAACTCAGCATCCTACAGTTACAGATCCCCACCCTCGCCAATGAGAGATCCGCCCTTCTGTTGGAAGTAGAGGCGGTGGATAAACAACTGACAGAGGAAAAGTACCGTTATGATACTCTGATGTCCAAATACAAAACGTTCCATTCACAGCTCCTGCAGAGCGGAATTGCTGCAATGATGTCTGTTAATTTAACACAGAACAACAACGCGGACGCGATGACGTCCATTGATTCTGTTTCTGACCAATAA